A stretch of DNA from Streptomyces gobiensis:
TCTGATGAGCAGGCCGAGAGCATTGCACGGCAGAAAGGGTTCCTTCGCCAGACGCACAACACTAAGGGCAAGTGGCTTTTCTACCGCATGGGCACACAGCCCGGTTCTGCAACAGACACAGATGTACGTGGTGGCCCGCCTCTCGAGGAGTTGCAGAGCAGCCCTGCAGCCCATCGCACAGCCCGCTGGGTCTGCGAGAACGAAGGCTTCGACCCCCTGGATGAAGCAACTGTCAAGAACGCCGAAGAGGGTATGCGGAAGCTTCGCTCCAGGAGCGACCGAGCTGTCATGGGTATATGTGTTTCCTTCTTGGCGGGTGGATTTGTCACGATCGCCATCATCTCAGGGTGGGTGAAGGGGTGGATGCTCGCGGGCTTTGTCGGCGACGATCGGCCGGTCGCAGTAGGAATCCACATATCCGCAGTAGCGATGCTATCGCTAAGTGTTTACTTCATCAAACGGGTCCGGAAGTTGCGCAAGGAGATCCGGGAGCTCTACGCGCCGGTGATCGCCTCCTACCGGGAAGTTGTCCTAGCGCAGGAGAACGAGCGGCGAAACCAGCAGCGGCCAAATCGTTAGAGAGAGTATGTCGGATTTCACGGTCAGTCTTGCAGAGCTGCGGAAACTGAAGAAGAAGCTGGAGGAGAGCGAGAGTCAGCTGGAAGAGGCGTTGCGTCGGATGGAGGCCACCGGACCGAAAAATCTAGGAAAGCGGTCACTAGATAAGGCGTGCGAGGACTTTGAGGACAGCTGGGAGCATGGCTTGAGCGAGACAAAGAAACGCATAAAGACGCTCAACGAGGCACTTCCGGCGATCATTAAGGCCTATGAGAAGACGGAAGAAGAGATTAAAAGTGGGATGGATAAGAGCGGCGGGTAAACGCAGTGACCGATGAGTGGAGCGGACTCGGCTTCAACCCGACCCCGGGCCATCCCAGGTTGGCAACCAACCTGGCTAACAATCTCAAGCGCACCGCCAAGACTCTCCAGAGCACCCACGACTTGTTGGATACGTTGGATAAGGAGAGTTCCTACTGGACTGGGGAAGCTTCCAAGAAATTTTCCGACAAGGTAGCCGATCTCCCCGACTACTTGAAGCGTGCGCACGACTCCCTGAAAGCTGCTGGAGGGGAACTGGCGAAATGGAGTGATGCGCTCTATGACATGAAAGTCAAGGCACGTCACTACGAGGTAGACGCCAAGGAGGCTAGGGAGAAGGGAGAGCAGGCAGAAAGAGATTACCGAGCAGCCCGTAGTCACCCTGATCTACAGTTGGTTGGTCAGCACTTCGATACCCAAACCGAGCTGGACAGCGCGCAGCACCGGGTCGACGTTGCCCAACGCAAGGTGGCAACCGCTCTCAAGGCCCTGGGTAATGCTAACAGCAAGCTGAAGGACCTGATCGACGACGCTAAGGTGTTGGAGCGCCGTCATTCAGATACAGCACAGGACTTCGCTGATAGTATCCGGAAACACGCGGATGACCACGCGCCTGATGGCGGGATCTTGTCGGGATTCAAGGATTGGTGGGACAAGCACGGCGGGGACCTACTCACCATCGCAGCCACGGCGGTCGGCATCGCCGCTATTTTTGTTCCCGTTTTGGCTCCGCTTGCGATTGGTCTCAGCCTGGCTGCCGCTGGTGCGCACACATATCAGTACGCCAAGAGTGGAAAAGATATGTGGCCACCGACGTCGAGCAATATGGGTGAATGGGCGACAGTTGGCGGTGACCTGCTTGGAGTCGTTCCCGGTGTAGGCCCCGCCTTCAAGGGTGCGAAGGCTGCCATCAGCGCAGGACGGTCTGCCTCCAGTGCGGCCCGTGGTGCAAGTGCGGTGGCTAGAGCCACCTCCACCGTGTCACAAGCAACCAAGACCGGGGCCAAGCACTTCAGTGAGTTCGCCAAGGCCGCGAACCCCTCAAACAGAGTCATCGGCGGACCAATCGAATTTGCCGCCAAGAGGCTAGGCTCGTCGAAGGCCGCCGCCGAAATGGCCGCCGATGTAACGCAAGCAGTCGTGACCGCAGGGCTTGCGGCGCCCACAGCCATGACGCTGGGGAACAATAGCGAAGCTCTTGCTGATAAGGCGGTAAAGGGAACTGTGGCCAACAACGCGTTGGTTAGCGCCGGTATGTCGGTCGATCCACTGCAAAAGATATTCTCTGTAGCTAGGGCTCTATGATGCTTAAAGATGCAGGAATCACCAGTGCTGCCGTTCCGCTTCCATTGTGGTACATGCTACCCGAAGGATTCCACCCGATTGATATCTCGGGTGACCTGGTGACACGAATGGATGAGAACTACGAAAGTCTCTCGCGGCTTTACCCATCAGCATCCCCAGAGCAGATAGTCGCGAGCGTCCTTAGCTTCGAGGCCGTGCTAAGCAAGATGGTCGTAGACGGCTTGGTGCATGTCAGTTCCTTCGCTCTGAATACGGAGGAAAACCTGCTACTAACAGGGCTGTGTCAGATTTCCGTGGTGGACCGGGCTCCCGGAGATCCCAACCTCTACGCCCACGACGTTCTGGAAAGTCATCCGGACTCGGGCGCGGATGTGCACAAGGGAATCGTCCCGCTCCCCGCTGGCCTCGCCACGGTTGTCGTATCAGATCAAGTGGTTCCGGTGCCTGGTGTGTTCTTCGGCGTGCCGTCAGACAGGGAGGCGGAAGTACGCTCTGTCAGCTTTCACATCGCCTTCCCCCGCATGCCCCAGGCTGTTGTGCTCTCCTTGTCCACCGAGGTGTTCGAAGTCGAAGAGGAATTCCTGGAGTTGGCTACCCTCGTCGCCGGCGGCATTTCTTTCACCGCCCCGTTGGCGGACCATGGTTTCCCAGATGATTCCCAGAAGGGCCCTACTGGCGCGGCAGCCAGTGGGGCCCAGGAATCCATTCAACGCATCTTCGGGTGACTGGCGGGAGCGGCGAGCTGGGTCCTCTGCTGGCCAATGTGGCCCTGTCCGCTCTCGACGAGCACTTCGCAGCGAAGTGGACAGACCGCGTGGAGAGGGCTAGGCCGTTTCTTTTGGATCATCTCGCTGACCAGATGAAGATGGCGGCGAGGTGGAGTCCGGCGAGGTAGATGGTGGCGGTCTTGTCGTAGCGGGTGGCCAGGCCGCGCCATTGCTTGAGTCTGTTGATGCAGCGCTCGACCGTGTTGCGCCGCTTGTAGGCGTCGCGGTCGAAGGCTGGTGGTCTGCCGCCGCGGCTGCCGCGGCGTTTGCGGTTGGCGGCCTGGTCGGCGGGCTGCGGGATCACGGCCCGGATCCCGCGCCGACGGAGATGGGTCCGGATCGCGCGGGATGAGTAGGCCTTGTCGGCCAGGATCACGTCCGGCGTGATCCTGGGCCGGCCGATTGGCCGGGGCACCCGTAAGCGGGCCATGACCTCGGGGAATGCGGGTGCGTCACCTGCCTGGCCAGGCGTGATGACGAAGGCCAGGGGCCGGCAGTGGCTGTCCGCGGCGAGGTGGATCTTGGTGGTCAGTCCGCCGCGGGAGCGTCCGAGGGCATGGTCGTCCGGCTCGCCGGCCGGGGCCCCTTTTGACGGGCCCCGGCGGCGTGCTGGTGGGCTCGGACGATGGTGGAGTCGACCGCGACGACCCAGTCGAGGTCGCCTTCGGCGTCGGCCTGGGCGAGCAGGGCGGTGAAGACCTTCTCCCAGGTGCCGTCGGCGGCCCACTTCCGCAGGCGGTTGTGGGCGCCCTTCCACGACCCGAAGTGCTCGGGCAGGTCCATCCACGGTGTCCCGGTGCGGTACTTGAACGCGATCGCGTCGATCACCTGGCGGTGATCACGCCACCGTCCGCCCCGCTTCGGAGTCCGGTCCGGCAACAACGGCTCGATCCGTGCCCACTGGGCATCAGTCAACGACACACATCAACCAACGATCAGATGATCCGAAGGAAACGGCCTAAGCGTCGCCGTCACGGATTCGCCAACTACCGGCTCATCCGGTACGCAGACGATTTCGCGATCATGGTGTCTGGCGCCAGGGCGCATGCCGAAGCCCTCCTCGACGAGGTGGCCGAGGTGCTGTCCGGGCTCGCGCTGCGGCTCGTGATGGACAACAGGAGGGTGGTCCACATCGACGAGGGCCTCGACTTTCTCGGCTGGCGCATCCAGCGTCACCGCAAGCGAGGCACCAGCAAGTACTACGTCTACACCTACCCGGCGCAAAAGGCCGTCAGGTCCTGCGCCAGGGAGATCAAGGCGATCTGCTGGCAGGACGTGAACCTGCCGCTCGAAGCTCGGGCTGGTTGCGGCCAAGCCATGCGCAGTGGCTACTACGTTGGAGCTACTGCGCAGCTGGCAGTGGAGTGATACTTGGAGCGTCTTTGGATGGTGAGGGTTCGGTGACTGCTGCAGGTCGAGGCATTTCTGCCCAACGTAGATCAGTTCGCACTGTTTGGCTTGCGGTAGTGGCCTGTTGTTACGCCTTGGCTGGATTGTTGAGCATTCTCCTTGTCACGGTTGCGATTCATGGCTGGGGTGAAGTCCTCATTTGGGTGGCCTATACCGCAGGTGCGTGGGTGTTCATGGCGGCAATGGCAGGGGTAAGGCGGGGTTTTGAATATGCTTTGACCTTGGCGGCGGTCGCTGCGGGGGGCGTCTATTTCGTGGGGGTGCCAGTCTGACGAGCAACAGAACTGTTGCTCGTCAGACTGGCACCAAAGATGTCGCCTCAGTCGTTGCCGTACTCGGGCTCATGGGCGATGTCGTCGAGATCGCCGGGGGCTTCGAACTCGGTCTCCAGCCCTGCCTGACGGATCAGGTCGTAGCTGTTCAGGACGAGCTGACAGGCGGGGCAACTGAAGTGGTCGGCGCCGATCGTCAGCGTCACCGAGATATCCATGATGGGGTCATACTCCTCATCTGAGGGAAATGATCCAGTTGGATACTTGACGTCCGTTCCAAGCACTTCTTC
This window harbors:
- a CDS encoding IS5 family transposase (programmed frameshift), whose product is MSLTDAQWARIEPLLPDRTPKRGGRWRDHRQVIDAIAFKYRTGTPWMDLPEHFGSWKGAHNRLRKWAADGTWEKVFTALLAQADAEGDLDWVVAVDSTIVRAHQHAAGARPKGAPAGEPDDHALGRSRGGLTTKIHLAADSHCRPLAFVITPGQAGDAPAFPEVMARLRVPRPIGRPRITPDVILADKAYSSRAIRTHLRRRGIRAVIPQPADQAANRKRRGSRGGRPPAFDRDAYKRRNTVERCINRLKQWRGLATRYDKTATIYLAGLHLAAIFIWSAR
- a CDS encoding putative T7SS-secreted protein, encoding MTDEWSGLGFNPTPGHPRLATNLANNLKRTAKTLQSTHDLLDTLDKESSYWTGEASKKFSDKVADLPDYLKRAHDSLKAAGGELAKWSDALYDMKVKARHYEVDAKEAREKGEQAERDYRAARSHPDLQLVGQHFDTQTELDSAQHRVDVAQRKVATALKALGNANSKLKDLIDDAKVLERRHSDTAQDFADSIRKHADDHAPDGGILSGFKDWWDKHGGDLLTIAATAVGIAAIFVPVLAPLAIGLSLAAAGAHTYQYAKSGKDMWPPTSSNMGEWATVGGDLLGVVPGVGPAFKGAKAAISAGRSASSAARGASAVARATSTVSQATKTGAKHFSEFAKAANPSNRVIGGPIEFAAKRLGSSKAAAEMAADVTQAVVTAGLAAPTAMTLGNNSEALADKAVKGTVANNALVSAGMSVDPLQKIFSVARAL
- a CDS encoding ubiquinol-cytochrome C chaperone family protein, yielding MSDFTVSLAELRKLKKKLEESESQLEEALRRMEATGPKNLGKRSLDKACEDFEDSWEHGLSETKKRIKTLNEALPAIIKAYEKTEEEIKSGMDKSGG